One part of the Solirubrobacterales bacterium genome encodes these proteins:
- a CDS encoding prolyl oligopeptidase family serine peptidase: MTAETIQRRLLPVAGALLLAVAMFLLAWSTPAPAGAATATVSKGKQAKKTAREKARERARKRREARKRAAKRRAAARLRKRIAGLKFYTPPKTLPKGHGKLIWQRKADGLVPLKSASSTKLVLYTSVSPTGKRIAVSGSVSFPKGKAPKGGWPVITYGHGTTGIADICAPSRNKAGGPAVGYINYTDQDQNMWLDAGYAVARTDYEGLGVPKLTHPFLVGESEGRGVLDIVRAAREMGPKVSKNFLIAGHSQGGQAALFAGGLAASWVPDLKLKGTVAYAPASNFKLQATLLGSMTEPSGLSGLASMLIVGQSVVDPSVKPAEIMSDSFVPFLPQVTTKCLPQLAEPTSLGGLAPSTLLRNTNLTDPVNVNLLNVLEKQNPELKSVAPILLLQGDADTTTLPFLSVKLKTQLEAKGNDLTYLTYPTADHGTVLVDARPDVMAFFRSKLPSGR, from the coding sequence ATGACTGCCGAGACGATCCAGAGACGACTTCTGCCGGTTGCGGGCGCACTGCTGCTGGCAGTAGCCATGTTCCTTCTGGCCTGGTCGACGCCGGCGCCGGCCGGCGCCGCGACCGCCACGGTCAGCAAGGGCAAACAGGCCAAGAAGACCGCCCGGGAGAAGGCACGCGAAAGGGCCAGGAAGCGTCGCGAGGCCCGCAAGCGGGCGGCAAAGCGCCGGGCTGCAGCCCGTCTGCGCAAGCGGATCGCCGGTCTCAAGTTTTACACCCCGCCGAAAACCCTGCCCAAGGGTCACGGCAAACTGATCTGGCAGCGCAAAGCTGACGGCCTGGTCCCGCTGAAGTCGGCCTCCTCGACCAAGCTGGTCCTCTACACCTCGGTATCCCCCACCGGCAAGCGGATCGCGGTTTCGGGCTCGGTCAGCTTCCCCAAGGGCAAGGCGCCGAAGGGCGGGTGGCCGGTGATCACCTACGGTCACGGGACCACCGGCATCGCCGATATCTGCGCCCCCTCCCGCAACAAGGCGGGTGGGCCTGCGGTCGGCTACATCAACTACACGGATCAGGACCAGAACATGTGGCTGGATGCCGGCTACGCGGTGGCCCGCACCGACTACGAAGGCCTCGGGGTGCCGAAGCTGACTCATCCCTTCCTGGTCGGTGAGTCCGAGGGACGCGGCGTGCTGGACATCGTCCGGGCTGCTCGCGAGATGGGGCCGAAGGTCTCGAAGAACTTCCTGATCGCGGGTCACTCCCAGGGCGGTCAGGCGGCGCTGTTCGCGGGCGGTCTTGCGGCAAGCTGGGTTCCGGATCTGAAGCTGAAGGGCACGGTGGCCTACGCCCCGGCCTCGAACTTCAAGCTTCAGGCCACCCTGCTCGGCTCGATGACCGAACCGAGCGGCCTGAGCGGACTGGCCTCGATGTTGATCGTCGGCCAGTCGGTCGTCGATCCGTCGGTGAAGCCGGCCGAGATCATGTCGGACTCCTTCGTGCCGTTCCTTCCCCAGGTGACGACGAAGTGCCTGCCTCAGCTCGCGGAGCCGACCAGCCTCGGCGGTCTGGCCCCGTCGACGCTACTCCGCAACACGAATCTGACAGATCCGGTCAACGTCAACCTGTTGAACGTGCTCGAGAAGCAGAATCCGGAGCTGAAGTCGGTTGCCCCGATCCTGCTGCTTCAGGGAGATGCGGACACCACCACCCTGCCGTTCCTCAGCGTCAAGCTGAAGACGCAGCTGGAAGCCAAGGGCAACGATCTCACCTACCTGACCTATCCGACCGCCGATCACGGCACGGTGCTGGTGGACGCCCGCCCCGACGTGATGGCGTTCTTCCGGTCGAAGCTCCCGTCCGGGCGCTGA
- a CDS encoding YciI family protein, which produces MVLVKASKASEAGIMPTEAELAEMGEFNQRLGDAGVLVDGDGLRPSSGGARVRYSASGPETVKGPFPDPEQLVAGYWVWNVETLEEAIEWAVQIPFNPERGPAEVEIRPYITAGDFGEAFTPELQEKEEALRRQVTGR; this is translated from the coding sequence ATGGTGTTGGTGAAGGCATCGAAAGCGAGCGAGGCCGGGATCATGCCCACCGAGGCCGAACTGGCCGAGATGGGCGAGTTCAACCAGCGGCTGGGTGACGCCGGGGTTCTGGTTGACGGTGACGGGCTTCGCCCCAGCTCCGGCGGCGCCAGAGTCCGGTACTCGGCATCCGGCCCGGAAACGGTCAAGGGACCCTTTCCCGACCCGGAACAGCTCGTGGCCGGCTACTGGGTCTGGAACGTCGAGACCCTGGAGGAGGCGATCGAGTGGGCCGTCCAGATTCCCTTCAACCCCGAGCGGGGTCCGGCCGAGGTGGAAATTCGTCCGTACATCACCGCCGGCGACTTCGGTGAAGCGTTCACCCCTGAACTTCAGGAGAAAGAGGAGGCACTGAGACGACAGGTCACCGGGCGCTGA
- a CDS encoding SDR family NAD(P)-dependent oxidoreductase has protein sequence MSLPTGPLTIAITGAARGIGLETARILAARGHRLALADLDTDPMEDAISGFGSTAFAHGLDVRDREAFADWLAAAERELGPLDVLINNAGIAPTAPLAFEQDPGMIRRIIEINLLGTINGTLEAVKLMLPRGRGQIINIASLAGLMGVPGLAAYAASKHGVVGFTESIRAESRGSGLQLTLVLPGPTATRMMDGTRTGPVVKLVPPRELAAKIAGTVGTDRARIANPVLDGLLARLAGSLPPAASLRLSKLLRADRIYTRIDSDARSGYSAWLDRETG, from the coding sequence ATGTCCCTGCCGACCGGACCACTGACCATCGCGATCACCGGCGCCGCCCGCGGCATCGGGCTGGAGACCGCGAGGATTCTCGCCGCCCGAGGGCACCGACTGGCCCTCGCCGACCTGGACACCGATCCAATGGAGGATGCGATCTCCGGGTTTGGAAGTACCGCCTTCGCCCATGGCCTGGACGTACGCGACCGGGAGGCTTTCGCCGACTGGCTGGCCGCCGCCGAGCGGGAGCTCGGGCCGCTCGACGTGCTGATCAACAACGCCGGAATCGCTCCGACTGCACCGCTGGCTTTCGAACAGGACCCCGGAATGATCCGCCGGATCATCGAGATCAACCTGCTCGGGACGATCAACGGCACCCTCGAGGCGGTCAAACTGATGCTGCCGCGAGGTCGAGGCCAGATCATCAACATCGCCTCCCTGGCCGGGTTGATGGGTGTCCCCGGACTGGCCGCCTACGCGGCCTCGAAGCACGGAGTGGTCGGCTTCACCGAGTCGATTCGGGCCGAGAGCCGGGGGAGTGGACTGCAGCTCACCCTGGTCTTGCCGGGCCCCACCGCCACCAGGATGATGGACGGCACCCGGACCGGGCCGGTGGTCAAGCTGGTCCCGCCACGGGAGCTCGCAGCAAAGATCGCGGGGACGGTCGGAACCGATCGGGCCCGAATCGCCAACCCGGTGCTTGACGGCCTGCTTGCCCGGCTCGCCGGGTCGCTGCCTCCCGCCGCGAGTCTCCGGCTCTCGAAACTGCTGAGGGCCGACCGGATCTACACCCGGATCGATTCCGACGCTCGATCGGGCTACTCGGCGTGGCTCGACCGCGAAACCGGGTAG
- a CDS encoding TetR/AcrR family transcriptional regulator, with product MTAPDAKDRGGRTWRGLSAEERRAERRSRLIEAGIELFGTRGYAHSPVKAVCAEAGLTERYFYEAFEDREDLLAEIFDGLVSDTQARALAALENGPPGLFERLSRGLEAFFTALTEDPRRARIQEIETVGVSERMETRRREALHSYARLITDQVRQDPGWDLADDPRLDVLALGLVGAVNEQLVAFVLGDLDLPATELLDLQKLMMIALVGPLLTAPGQDR from the coding sequence ATGACTGCACCCGACGCCAAGGACAGGGGAGGCCGTACCTGGCGGGGCCTCAGCGCCGAAGAACGGCGGGCCGAGCGCCGCAGCCGGCTGATCGAGGCCGGGATTGAGCTTTTCGGCACTCGTGGCTACGCCCACTCACCGGTCAAGGCGGTCTGTGCGGAAGCGGGCCTGACCGAGCGCTACTTCTACGAGGCGTTCGAGGACAGGGAGGACCTGCTGGCCGAGATCTTCGATGGCCTCGTGTCCGACACCCAGGCCCGCGCTCTGGCTGCGCTCGAGAACGGCCCGCCGGGACTGTTCGAACGCCTTTCACGGGGGCTCGAAGCCTTCTTCACCGCCCTGACCGAGGATCCGCGCCGAGCCCGGATCCAGGAGATCGAAACGGTCGGAGTGAGCGAACGGATGGAGACCCGACGCCGGGAGGCGCTCCACTCCTATGCCCGGCTGATCACCGACCAGGTTCGGCAGGATCCGGGTTGGGACCTGGCCGACGACCCCCGCCTCGATGTGCTCGCCCTGGGGCTGGTCGGCGCGGTGAACGAGCAACTCGTCGCCTTCGTTCTGGGTGATCTGGATCTCCCCGCGACCGAACTGCTCGACCTCCAGAAACTGATGATGATCGCGCTGGTCGGCCCGCTTCTCACCGCGCCCGGTCAAGATCGGTGA
- a CDS encoding DEAD/DEAH box helicase: protein MGVGIAAAAWNPLRRLLDADVPTGCTLADHEVLDLLDGAAERLEASGVAVEWSPALNRGLAAHVVVGSSGRLSQSVPDVFDQDAIQGLSWQLTLDGDHLDDAEIGLIADADGPVIRLRDQWVLIPPLEASRARNRDLKPLTAIDALSIALTGNMVIDGKQVSVEAEGWVARLREEVTRADPDPLAPPPGLEATLREYQVEGMRWLNRMTSLGLGGCLADDMGLGKTVMLISLHLHRRLNPQTAGPTLVVCPASLLGNWEREIHRFAPGESVRRYHGPQRSLDHLAGGFILTTYGTMRLDQEALGEISWGLVVADEAQHVKNPRSAGARALRTLPGRSRVALTGTPVENNLSELWAILDWTTPGLLGSHASFRRRWADPIELEQNEETTHTLNRLVRPFLLRRRKTDPGIAPELPPKTITDQPVELTEEQIGLYERTVRQNMAEIRGSDGIGRRGLVLKMLTSLKQICNHPAQYTREEKPVLQGRSGKLELLDELLDTIRAEDGATLVFTQYVAMARLIESHLRAREIPTMLLHGGTPVRQRERMVDRFQNGEVQVFLLSLKAAGTGLNLTRADHVIHYDRWWNPAVEEQATDRAHRIGQTRPVQVHRLIAEGTIEDRIAAIHENKRELAEAIVSTGESALTELSNEDLAGLVELRNQR, encoded by the coding sequence ATGGGGGTGGGGATCGCCGCCGCAGCCTGGAATCCGCTGCGGCGACTGCTCGATGCGGATGTCCCGACCGGATGCACCCTGGCCGATCACGAGGTCCTGGATCTGCTCGACGGTGCGGCCGAACGACTGGAAGCGTCGGGGGTCGCAGTCGAGTGGAGCCCGGCGCTCAACCGTGGGCTCGCAGCCCACGTGGTGGTCGGGTCCAGCGGAAGGCTCAGTCAAAGCGTTCCTGACGTGTTCGACCAGGATGCGATCCAGGGGCTCTCCTGGCAGCTGACTCTCGACGGCGACCACCTCGACGATGCCGAGATCGGCCTGATCGCGGACGCCGACGGTCCGGTGATCAGGCTGCGGGACCAGTGGGTCCTGATCCCGCCGCTGGAGGCATCCCGGGCCCGGAATCGGGATCTGAAGCCCCTCACCGCCATCGACGCGCTCTCGATCGCCCTGACCGGAAACATGGTGATCGACGGGAAACAGGTTTCGGTCGAGGCCGAAGGATGGGTGGCGAGACTGCGTGAGGAGGTGACCAGGGCCGATCCGGACCCGTTGGCGCCGCCACCCGGGCTGGAGGCCACTCTGCGTGAGTACCAGGTCGAGGGGATGCGATGGCTGAATCGAATGACCTCGCTCGGACTCGGGGGCTGCCTCGCCGATGACATGGGCCTCGGCAAGACCGTGATGCTGATCTCACTCCACTTGCATCGCCGGCTCAACCCCCAGACCGCCGGTCCGACCCTGGTCGTCTGCCCCGCATCCCTGCTGGGCAACTGGGAGCGGGAGATTCACCGCTTCGCTCCGGGCGAGAGCGTCCGGCGCTATCACGGACCGCAGCGATCTCTCGATCATCTCGCCGGCGGCTTCATTCTCACCACCTACGGCACCATGAGGCTCGACCAGGAGGCCCTGGGGGAGATCTCGTGGGGACTCGTCGTCGCGGATGAAGCCCAGCACGTGAAGAATCCGCGTTCCGCGGGAGCCCGGGCCCTGCGGACCCTGCCGGGGCGGTCGCGGGTCGCCCTGACCGGAACCCCGGTCGAGAACAACCTGAGCGAACTCTGGGCGATCCTCGACTGGACCACACCCGGCCTGCTCGGCTCCCACGCCTCGTTCCGACGCCGGTGGGCCGACCCGATCGAGCTGGAGCAGAACGAGGAGACCACCCACACCCTGAACCGCCTCGTTCGTCCCTTCCTGCTCCGACGGCGCAAGACCGATCCCGGGATCGCCCCGGAACTGCCGCCGAAGACGATCACCGACCAGCCGGTTGAGCTGACCGAGGAACAGATCGGCCTGTACGAACGGACGGTTCGCCAGAACATGGCCGAGATCCGGGGATCGGATGGCATCGGTCGTCGCGGGCTGGTCCTGAAGATGCTCACCTCGCTCAAGCAGATCTGTAACCACCCGGCCCAGTACACCCGTGAAGAGAAACCGGTGCTGCAAGGCCGGTCCGGAAAACTGGAGCTGCTTGACGAACTGCTGGACACGATCCGTGCCGAGGATGGCGCGACCCTGGTCTTCACCCAGTACGTGGCGATGGCACGACTGATCGAGTCCCACCTCCGGGCGAGAGAGATTCCGACCATGCTGCTCCACGGCGGTACTCCGGTCCGGCAGCGGGAACGCATGGTGGACCGCTTCCAGAACGGCGAGGTGCAGGTCTTTCTGCTTTCGCTGAAGGCAGCCGGTACCGGGCTGAACCTGACCAGGGCGGATCACGTGATCCATTACGACCGCTGGTGGAACCCGGCGGTGGAGGAGCAGGCAACGGACCGGGCCCATCGCATCGGCCAGACCCGTCCCGTGCAGGTTCACCGTCTGATCGCGGAAGGGACGATCGAGGACCGGATCGCGGCCATTCACGAAAACAAGCGGGAACTGGCCGAGGCGATCGTGAGTACCGGTGAATCCGCGCTGACCGAGCTCTCGAACGAGGACCTGGCCGGTCTGGTCGAACTTCGTAACCAGCGGTGA
- a CDS encoding DUF3159 domain-containing protein, with the protein MTNEADRLDPPTAEIELDREQEINLLDELGGPQGVADSSLPGLAFVIAYVATGQQLRLAALIAVGLGAAIGLFRIVRGEPARFVLAGFFGVALAGFIATRTGKAENFFLPGLFLNGIWAAVYAISILARWPLMGIVIGPLIGEGRSWRKDPARVRLFSRVSWVWVGTFLARLLVQLPLYLSGSLVALGIAKTAMGLPVFALAVWISYLMLRGAGIELKQSKPSGKTPARD; encoded by the coding sequence GTGACGAACGAAGCCGATCGGCTCGACCCGCCGACCGCAGAGATCGAACTGGATCGCGAGCAGGAGATCAACCTGCTGGACGAGTTGGGCGGACCCCAGGGGGTGGCCGACTCCAGCCTGCCCGGCCTCGCCTTCGTGATCGCATACGTAGCCACCGGGCAGCAGCTCAGGCTTGCCGCCTTGATCGCCGTCGGTCTCGGAGCGGCGATCGGGCTGTTCCGGATCGTGCGTGGGGAGCCGGCCCGCTTCGTGCTGGCCGGATTCTTCGGGGTCGCCCTGGCCGGCTTCATCGCCACCCGGACCGGCAAGGCCGAGAACTTCTTCCTGCCCGGGCTCTTTCTGAACGGAATCTGGGCGGCGGTCTACGCGATCTCGATCCTGGCCCGCTGGCCCCTGATGGGGATCGTGATCGGACCGTTGATCGGGGAGGGTAGAAGCTGGCGCAAGGACCCTGCCCGGGTGCGCCTGTTCAGCCGGGTCAGCTGGGTCTGGGTAGGCACCTTCCTCGCCCGGCTCCTGGTGCAGCTGCCGCTCTACCTGTCGGGATCGCTGGTCGCCCTGGGAATCGCCAAGACGGCGATGGGGCTGCCGGTGTTCGCGCTCGCGGTCTGGATCAGCTACCTGATGCTTCGGGGCGCAGGAATCGAACTGAAGCAGTCAAAACCGTCCGGGAAGACGCCCGCACGAGACTGA
- a CDS encoding exonuclease domain-containing protein — protein MSWHEGRMAAFDIESTGTDIENDRIVTAAVSIVGIGLERISHDWLVDPGIEIPAEATAVHGVTTGRARSEGVPAGQAVEEVTTILARALADDVPVVAFNARFDLTILDREARRHGVEPLIDRVGPDGLTVVDPYVLDKQVNRFRKGRRTLSVLCDAYGIPLTDAHAADADALAAARLAWKLASLNREIGEAELFELHEDQVRWAAEQAASLQEHFASKGHPERVEGAWPIVPPAVETARFNPAGALAA, from the coding sequence GTGAGTTGGCACGAGGGGCGGATGGCCGCCTTCGACATAGAGTCCACCGGGACCGACATCGAGAACGACCGCATCGTCACCGCGGCAGTCAGCATCGTCGGGATCGGGCTGGAGCGGATCAGCCACGACTGGCTGGTTGATCCGGGGATCGAGATCCCGGCGGAGGCCACCGCCGTGCATGGGGTCACCACCGGTCGGGCCCGCAGCGAGGGAGTCCCTGCCGGCCAGGCGGTCGAGGAGGTGACCACGATCCTTGCCCGCGCCCTCGCGGACGACGTACCGGTAGTGGCGTTCAATGCCCGGTTCGATCTGACAATTCTCGACCGTGAGGCGCGTCGACACGGGGTCGAACCGCTGATCGATCGCGTCGGCCCCGACGGCCTCACCGTGGTTGACCCCTACGTGCTCGACAAGCAGGTCAACCGTTTCCGCAAGGGCCGACGGACCCTCAGCGTCCTCTGCGATGCGTACGGGATACCGCTGACCGACGCCCACGCAGCCGATGCCGATGCCCTGGCGGCCGCCAGACTCGCCTGGAAACTGGCCAGCCTGAACCGGGAGATCGGGGAGGCCGAGCTTTTCGAGCTCCACGAGGACCAGGTTCGCTGGGCTGCCGAGCAGGCCGCCTCGCTCCAGGAGCATTTTGCGTCGAAGGGCCACCCGGAGCGGGTGGAGGGTGCCTGGCCGATCGTTCCGCCCGCGGTGGAAACGGCCCGGTTCAACCCGGCCGGCGCCCTCGCTGCCTGA
- a CDS encoding cation diffusion facilitator family transporter, translating into MSGHSHDHAGHSHGPGGWRGTDRRALLAAAILTGGYMLAEVAGGLITGSLALLADAGHMLSDSLSLFVALGAVILAARPVSARRTYGYKRAEILAALLNGILLAVVAVWIVVEAVHRLNDPVEVLGGGMLAIALIGLAVNLVAAWILMRSGGESLNVKAALRHVLADLAGSVGVIVAALVILLTGWEAADPVISVVISILIAFSAWTVVKESVDILLEAAPSDLDTEEIGRRMAAIADVVEVHDLHVWQITSGMPMLSAHVLVGPAANCHRACLVTEAMLADEFGIGHTTLQVEHVVSSEPLQVEIGPS; encoded by the coding sequence ATGAGCGGGCACTCCCACGACCATGCCGGTCACAGCCACGGCCCGGGAGGCTGGCGCGGAACCGACCGGCGGGCGCTGCTGGCGGCGGCGATCCTCACCGGGGGCTACATGCTGGCCGAGGTCGCCGGGGGCCTGATCACCGGCAGCCTCGCCCTGCTCGCCGACGCCGGACACATGCTTTCCGACAGCCTCTCCCTGTTCGTCGCACTGGGGGCGGTGATCCTCGCGGCCCGGCCGGTCTCGGCCCGCCGGACCTACGGCTACAAGCGGGCGGAAATCCTGGCGGCGCTGCTCAACGGGATCCTGCTGGCGGTGGTGGCGGTCTGGATCGTGGTCGAGGCGGTCCACCGGCTGAACGATCCGGTGGAGGTCCTGGGGGGCGGGATGCTGGCGATCGCCCTGATCGGACTGGCGGTAAACCTGGTTGCTGCCTGGATCCTGATGCGCTCCGGTGGTGAGAGTCTCAACGTGAAGGCGGCACTACGACATGTTCTGGCCGATCTGGCCGGCTCGGTCGGGGTGATCGTCGCGGCCCTGGTGATCCTGCTCACCGGCTGGGAGGCAGCCGACCCGGTGATCTCGGTGGTGATCTCGATCCTGATCGCATTCAGTGCCTGGACCGTGGTCAAGGAGTCGGTGGACATCCTGCTGGAGGCCGCGCCCTCCGACCTCGACACCGAGGAGATCGGCCGGCGGATGGCCGCGATCGCGGACGTGGTCGAGGTGCATGATCTCCACGTGTGGCAGATCACCTCCGGGATGCCGATGCTTTCAGCCCATGTGCTGGTCGGTCCGGCGGCAAACTGCCATCGTGCCTGCCTGGTCACCGAGGCGATGCTCGCCGATGAGTTCGGGATCGGTCACACCACACTCCAGGTGGAGCACGTGGTTTCAAGCGAGCCGCTTCAGGTCGAGATCGGCCCTTCCTGA
- the nhaA gene encoding Na+/H+ antiporter NhaA, which yields MIAGSSRLRDAAGEFLRSETAGGACLLAAVVLAMTWANLVSGDGYFSFWEQQLTIGWGSLSLTEDLQHWINDGLMVVFFFVVGLEIKRELVVGELNDRRKAALPVIAAIGGVILPALIFALVNRGGEFAEGWAIPMATDIAFAVAVLAVLGSRIPPGVRLLLLSIAIVDDVIAITVIAVFYTETISLGWLGLGAAALASTFLFRRLGAVSPLWYLPLGLIAWLGFLQSGVHATIAGVALGLLTPAHAVGGRQVLENLEFRLHPWSSMLIVPLFALANAGVEFSQKVISDAVSSPLFAGIGLGLVLGKLLGIAGTTLLSARLGITRLPTGVAGRQVWGIAALGGIGFTVSLFIAGLTFSDFETLEIAKLGIFSGSLISGLLGAAILLSRPSRPRLPAESEGSARPSGHTDVPR from the coding sequence GTGATCGCCGGCAGCTCCCGCCTTCGGGATGCCGCGGGCGAATTCCTCCGCAGCGAGACCGCGGGCGGTGCCTGTCTGCTCGCGGCGGTGGTCCTGGCGATGACCTGGGCGAACCTGGTTTCGGGAGACGGCTACTTTTCGTTCTGGGAGCAGCAGCTCACGATCGGCTGGGGATCGCTCAGCCTGACCGAGGATCTCCAGCACTGGATCAACGACGGGCTGATGGTGGTCTTCTTTTTCGTCGTCGGCCTGGAGATCAAGCGGGAGCTCGTGGTCGGGGAACTGAACGACCGGCGGAAGGCGGCCCTGCCGGTGATCGCTGCTATCGGAGGGGTGATCCTGCCGGCCTTGATCTTCGCTCTCGTCAACCGGGGGGGTGAGTTCGCCGAGGGCTGGGCGATCCCGATGGCGACTGACATCGCCTTCGCGGTGGCGGTGCTGGCTGTGCTCGGCTCCCGGATCCCCCCGGGTGTCCGGCTGCTGCTGCTCAGCATCGCGATCGTCGACGACGTGATCGCGATCACCGTGATCGCGGTCTTCTACACGGAGACGATCAGCCTCGGATGGCTGGGGTTGGGTGCCGCCGCGCTCGCCTCGACCTTCCTGTTCCGTCGCCTCGGCGCGGTCAGTCCGCTCTGGTATCTGCCGTTGGGGCTGATCGCCTGGCTCGGTTTTCTCCAGTCCGGCGTTCACGCCACCATCGCCGGGGTCGCTCTGGGACTCTTGACTCCGGCTCACGCGGTCGGCGGCAGGCAGGTTCTGGAGAACCTCGAGTTCCGCCTGCACCCCTGGTCCTCGATGCTGATCGTCCCTCTGTTCGCGCTGGCCAACGCCGGGGTTGAGTTCAGCCAGAAAGTGATCTCGGATGCCGTCTCCTCCCCCCTCTTTGCGGGGATCGGGCTTGGCCTGGTCCTCGGCAAGCTGCTCGGAATCGCCGGAACTACCCTGCTCTCGGCGCGACTGGGGATAACCCGCCTGCCGACCGGGGTTGCCGGCCGTCAGGTCTGGGGGATCGCCGCCCTCGGCGGAATCGGATTCACGGTCTCCCTCTTCATTGCCGGCCTTACTTTCAGTGACTTCGAAACTCTGGAGATCGCCAAGCTGGGCATCTTCTCCGGATCGCTGATCAGCGGGCTCCTGGGTGCGGCGATCCTGCTCAGCCGACCGAGCCGGCCCCGACTCCCGGCAGAGTCTGAAGGTAGCGCTCGACCATCCGGGCACACTGACGTCCCTCGTTAA
- a CDS encoding FAD-dependent oxidoreductase — MEEATSLDLGEQDFSVTTTGFTGTGDRVETLRLARAGETPPFGPVEGSDFELGADLVLLAMGFLHPEPELVEALGCDLDVRGNIKAGTYGTSVPGVFAAGDARRGQSLIVWAINEGRQCARMVERYLQTLPGVGAGSVG; from the coding sequence ATGGAGGAGGCCACCTCACTCGACCTCGGAGAACAGGACTTCTCGGTGACCACGACCGGGTTCACCGGAACCGGCGACCGGGTCGAGACCCTGCGGCTCGCGCGGGCCGGGGAAACTCCGCCTTTCGGTCCGGTGGAGGGCTCCGACTTCGAGCTCGGTGCCGACCTGGTGCTGCTGGCGATGGGCTTCCTCCACCCGGAACCGGAGCTGGTCGAGGCGCTCGGCTGCGATCTCGACGTCCGCGGGAACATCAAGGCGGGTACCTACGGGACCTCGGTCCCCGGGGTTTTCGCGGCCGGTGATGCCCGGCGCGGGCAGTCCCTGATCGTCTGGGCGATTAACGAGGGACGTCAGTGTGCCCGGATGGTCGAGCGCTACCTTCAGACTCTGCCGGGAGTCGGGGCCGGCTCGGTCGGCTGA
- a CDS encoding glutamate synthase subunit beta: MGKLGGFLEIDRSGIPYRDPGERAKDFREFELIRSDEELSDQGARCMECGVPFCHNGCPLGNLIPDWNDSVYQGRWEDAITQLHATNNFPDFTGRLCPAPCEAACVLEIREGNSVTIKQLEHAIVERAWDEGWIRPRPPKRETGHRVAVVGSGPAGLAAAQQLRRAGHAVTLFERDEAPGGLVRFGIPDFKIEKRIVERRMGQIVAEGVEVRCGVDVGVDVTVEELRELFDAVVLATGSRVPRDLPVPGRELKGVHYAMEYLCDRNRMLAITEGRVPETPGPEPLGITAAGKRVVVIGGGDTGADCVGHAIREGASRVVQLRLLPNRPRIGPTSAPRGRSGHTSSDSPMRWRRPPHSTSENRTSR; encoded by the coding sequence ATGGGAAAGCTTGGTGGTTTCCTCGAGATCGATCGTTCCGGAATCCCGTACCGGGACCCCGGCGAGCGGGCAAAGGACTTCCGCGAGTTCGAGCTGATCCGTTCGGACGAGGAACTCTCGGATCAGGGTGCCCGCTGCATGGAGTGCGGGGTGCCTTTCTGCCACAACGGGTGCCCGCTCGGCAACCTGATCCCGGACTGGAACGACTCGGTCTACCAGGGCCGCTGGGAGGATGCGATCACGCAGCTCCACGCGACCAACAACTTCCCCGACTTCACCGGTCGGCTCTGTCCCGCACCCTGCGAGGCTGCCTGTGTGCTCGAGATCCGAGAAGGAAACTCGGTCACGATCAAGCAGCTCGAACACGCGATCGTCGAACGCGCCTGGGATGAAGGCTGGATCCGGCCGCGTCCGCCGAAGCGGGAGACCGGCCACCGGGTCGCAGTGGTCGGTTCCGGACCGGCCGGACTCGCCGCCGCCCAGCAGCTCCGCCGGGCCGGACACGCGGTCACCCTGTTCGAACGTGACGAGGCCCCCGGGGGACTGGTCCGGTTCGGGATTCCTGACTTCAAGATCGAGAAGCGGATCGTCGAACGCCGCATGGGCCAGATCGTGGCCGAGGGGGTGGAGGTCCGCTGCGGGGTGGACGTCGGGGTCGATGTGACCGTAGAGGAACTGAGGGAACTCTTTGACGCGGTAGTACTCGCCACCGGCTCGCGGGTACCGCGTGACCTGCCGGTCCCGGGACGGGAGCTCAAGGGCGTTCACTACGCGATGGAGTACCTCTGTGATCGCAACCGGATGCTGGCGATCACCGAGGGCCGGGTTCCCGAAACCCCCGGCCCGGAACCGTTGGGGATCACCGCTGCCGGCAAACGGGTCGTGGTGATCGGAGGCGGCGATACCGGCGCCGACTGCGTCGGCCACGCGATCAGGGAGGGTGCCTCGAGGGTCGTCCAGCTCAGGCTACTCCCGAACCGCCCGAGAATCGGCCCGACGAGCGCACCCCGTGGCCGCTCTGGCCACACAAGTTCCGACTCTCCTATGCGATGGAGGAGGCCACCTCACTCGACCTCGGAGAACAGGACTTCTCGGTGA